The sequence TGCTAAAAAATGCTTTATTCTTGATGTGAATGACCCGGAAGGGTGTGAGGATACCGATATCTACGCACGGGAACATAACTTGACAATGGAACAGCTTCGGGTGCAAATTTCGGATAATCTGGCAGCTTTAATTAAGCGAATGCTTGACGGCGGTCTGAACGCTACTCTTTTGTGTACCGGCGGCGATACGCTGATGGCGTTAATGCAAGCGGTAGGCATTTCGGAGCTGACGCCAATTTGCGAAATGGCAACCGGAGTTGTTTTAACAGAATTTATTTACAAGAATAAAACATATCACATTATTTCAAAATCCGGTGGTTTTGGAGATCAGGATCTGCTTATTAAATTAGCAGAAAAGATTTCCTAGAAGATCAAAATATGAACTGGAGGTATAAATTATGAACTATCCTACTCTCGCCGGTTTGACTTTAGACGGTCGTATCTACCGCAACGAAGAAATGGGTACTGTGGAATCCATGGTACCTCCCGGCCCTTTTGCCACCTGTCATTCTCCTGCCATGCTGGAACTGCCAAACGGCGACATGCTGTGCTGCTGGTTTGCTGGAACTTATGAAGGAGAAGCCGACGTACATATTGTATGTGCCCGCCTTCCCAAGGGGGCCGAACGATGGAGGTCGCCGGTCTCCGTTTCCGGTGACCCAAAGCGCAGCGAGCAGAATCCATCTTTATTCAATGGCCCTGACGGTGCTGTTTGGTGTATGTACACCGCGCAGCTGGACCGCATTGAGGGCAAAGACAACATGCAGTTCACCTCTCAAATAAGATGCCAGAAGAGCTTTGATGGCGGCCTGACCTGGGGCGGATATGAAACCGTCTTCCAAAGAGAGGGCAGCTTTTGCCGCCAGCCGATTCAGATTCTGAAAAATGGCCGCTGGATTTTTGGCAACTGGCTGTGCACCGACTCTGAAGAAGGTTTGTCCGGTGACCCCAGTGTATTCCAGATTTCTGATGACCAGGGCAAATCCTGGCGTATGGTAGAGATGCCGGGCAGCCGTGGCCGTGTTCATCCTACCGTTGTGGAGCTTGATGTCGGGCACCTTGCAGCTTTCATGCGAAGCCGTGAGGCTGACAATGTCTACCGCAGCGAATCTCTGGACTGGGGCGAAACCTGGTCAGAGCCGAAAACGACTCCTCTGCCGAACAATAATTCCTCTATTAGTGCTATCCGTACCAAAAGCGGTCGTGTGGCTGTGGCATATAATCCCACATCCACTCCATCACCTGTTCCAGGCAAAGCTGCATGGCCGGGGCTGCGTTGCCCTGTTGCTGTGGCACTGTCAGAAGACGGCGGTCTTACTTTCCCATTAATCCGCTTGATGGAACGCGGCGAGGGATACATCGGTGAGGAGAATAAAACAAACAACAAGCAGTACGAGTACCCTTATCTGATTCAGAGTACCGATGGCAGACTGCATCTGACATACGCAGCGTACACCCGTAAGTGCATTAAATACGTTAGCTTCACCGAAGAAGATGTTATCGGCGCAAAGCGTGAGTTCGTCGGCGTGTACAACCCTACCTCCGGCGAGGGCACAAAATGAGTAACAGCCACAAGGAAGTCTTTTACTAAATGGTTACCAGAAGGAGTGATGTCAGATGCAGACTGTATACAATGTAAAATTGCCCCATGCCGTTTACGGCGGCGAAAACTCAATAGACAATATTACCGCAATCCTAAAGAATCATCAAGTTAAACGTGTAGCCATGTTTACTGACAAGGGAATACATGCCTCCGGACTGTTTGATTTGCCGGAAGCAGCAGTAAAGGCTGCGGGAGCAGATTACTATGTACTGGACGAGATTCCGCCAGAGCCGTCCTACATAGCGGTGCAGAATATTGTTGATCAATTCAAAGCAAGTAGCGCAGATATGATTATTGCCTGCGGCGGCGGCAGTGTTTTGGATGCTGCCAAGCTGGCCAGCGTGCTTGTAACCGATGAATACGGTGTAAAGGAACTACTGGATGAGCCGGGGCGTGCAAAAAGGTGTGTCCCAACAATTCTGATTCCCACCACCGCCGGCACCGGTGCGGAGGTAACTCCAAATGCCATTGTCGCAGTTCCGGAAAAAGAGCTGAAAGTTGGCATAGTAAATGAAAATATGATTGCCAATTATGTGATTTTAGATTCCCGCATGATTAAAAATTTACCTAGACCGATCGCTGCCGCTACCGGCGTGGATGCCTTAGCTCACGCCATTGAGTGCTACACCAGCAAAAAGGCTAATCCATTCTCAGACACCTTTGCCATGGAAGCGCTTGATCTGATTTTGAACAATATTATCTCTGCCTGTGATGATCCCGAGGCAATGGAAGCGAAGAGCAAGATGCAGATTGCTGCATTCTATGCCGGTATTGCAATCACAGCTTCCGGTACCACAGCGGTACACGCCCTAAGCTATCCTTTGGGTGGCAAGTATCACATTGCCCACGGCGTTTCCAATGCTATCTTACTGGCTCCGGTTATGCGTTTCAATGCACCTGTCTGTCAGGATCGTTTTGCTCAGGCCTATAACCGCTGCTGCCATGACACCAAAACTATCTGCCAGACAGCGAATGAAAAGGCAGAATGGATGATTGGGCAGCTTGAGCGAATTGTACGTCATTTAGAAATTCCAACCAGCTTAAAGGAATTTGGCGTTCCACCAGAGGATCTGGATGGTTTAGTAGAGGCTGGTATGCAAGTGCAGCGCTTGCTGGTAAATAATATGCGTCTTGTAACTGCAGAGGATGCAAGAAATCTGTACTTAGAAATCCTATAATTATTATGCAAATAAAAAAGGAGAGAGTTACTATGAAGAATGTTGAATTAAAAGGCATTATCCCACCGATTCTGACCCCGATGAATCCCGATGAATCGATCAATCTGAAGGAGCTGGGAAACCAGATTGAACGCATGTTGGAGGGCGGCGTCCATGGTCTGTTCCCGTTTGGAACCAACGGCGAAGGGTACATCCTAAGTGAAAATGAAAAAATTGAGGTTCTGGAAGCTACGATCGACCAAGTAAAGCATCGCGTTCCGGTGTACGCAGGTACCGGCTGCATTTCCACGGTTGATACCATTCGTATCAGCAGGAAAGCGCAGGAGCTTGGTGCCGACGTGCTA is a genomic window of Lacrimispora sphenoides containing:
- a CDS encoding sialidase family protein, whose product is MNYPTLAGLTLDGRIYRNEEMGTVESMVPPGPFATCHSPAMLELPNGDMLCCWFAGTYEGEADVHIVCARLPKGAERWRSPVSVSGDPKRSEQNPSLFNGPDGAVWCMYTAQLDRIEGKDNMQFTSQIRCQKSFDGGLTWGGYETVFQREGSFCRQPIQILKNGRWIFGNWLCTDSEEGLSGDPSVFQISDDQGKSWRMVEMPGSRGRVHPTVVELDVGHLAAFMRSREADNVYRSESLDWGETWSEPKTTPLPNNNSSISAIRTKSGRVAVAYNPTSTPSPVPGKAAWPGLRCPVAVALSEDGGLTFPLIRLMERGEGYIGEENKTNNKQYEYPYLIQSTDGRLHLTYAAYTRKCIKYVSFTEEDVIGAKREFVGVYNPTSGEGTK
- a CDS encoding iron-containing alcohol dehydrogenase, with amino-acid sequence MQTVYNVKLPHAVYGGENSIDNITAILKNHQVKRVAMFTDKGIHASGLFDLPEAAVKAAGADYYVLDEIPPEPSYIAVQNIVDQFKASSADMIIACGGGSVLDAAKLASVLVTDEYGVKELLDEPGRAKRCVPTILIPTTAGTGAEVTPNAIVAVPEKELKVGIVNENMIANYVILDSRMIKNLPRPIAAATGVDALAHAIECYTSKKANPFSDTFAMEALDLILNNIISACDDPEAMEAKSKMQIAAFYAGIAITASGTTAVHALSYPLGGKYHIAHGVSNAILLAPVMRFNAPVCQDRFAQAYNRCCHDTKTICQTANEKAEWMIGQLERIVRHLEIPTSLKEFGVPPEDLDGLVEAGMQVQRLLVNNMRLVTAEDARNLYLEIL